A region of the Leptolyngbya sp. CCY15150 genome:
CGGTGGAAATTCAGCGCCGGCATTTGGGGCTATGGCTGGCCCAAGAGGATCATCTGGCAGAGACCTATATTGATCAGTTGGCAGACCTCGTGGAAACCCATCTCGATCTTGATCAGATTCTTGACCTAGCCCGCCAAGCCGCGCCCATTTGCGGCACACTGACACCCCAGACGCCATCCGCCTCGCCCGTGCGTTTAGGCATTGCCCGAGATGAAGCCTTTTGCTTTTACTACGCCGCCAATCTAGAACGCTTGCAGCAGGCGGGGGCCGAACTGGTCTATTTTTCACCCCTGAGCGATCGCTTCCCCGACCACCTGGATGGCCTCTATCTGGGGGGCGGCTATCCGGAACTTCACGCAGAGCGCCTGGCTACACGGAATGATTTGCGATCGCAGCTCCAGGAATTCGCTCAATCAGGACGGCCGATCTATGCCGAATGCGGAGGGCTGATGTATCTATCCCAGGGTCTGATCACCCCAGAAGGACGGCATCCCTGGGCGGGTCTCTTGCCCTTTTGGGTGCAGATGGGTCGCCGACCCACCCTGGGCTATACCGACGTGACCGTGGTGGCTGCCGATACCCTATTCCCCGCCGGCAGTCGCCTACGCGGACATCGATTTCACTATTCTGAGCAAGTGTGGGATACCGCCGATCCCCAAGCGATCGCCCCCACCGCTCCCTACCAACTCCGTCGCTGGAACCAGCCGCCCCAGGCAGAAGGATATTGCCAAGGATCGGTACTGGCCAGCTACGTGCATCTGCATTTTGATAGCCATCCAGCCCTTGCCCCAGCCTTGGTTCAGGCTTGTCTAAAGGGGCGATCGCCTTCATCGGTAACGATTTAAGCCTTTTTTCACCTCATCTCGATCCATAGAGCGGCACCACCGTAGGCGATGAAAGAGTATGTCACAATGGAGGTTCATGTGTCAGTTGTCCGGAAGGAACCCTAGCGCCTGTGATTGAGGTTGAAGTCCACCAGCAATTGCGTGCCTTCCTGCGCCAGCAGGGAGAATCATGCTGGCCCCATCATCTAACCATGGCGCGGCTAGTGGCGCGGGCCCTGCGCCTAGGGCGCAGTTCGCTGATTCAAACCGGCGCACCGTCGGGCTACCATGGTCGCTATCGCATCAGCTACCTACTGCCGGCCCTCATGTGGACAGAAGGGGTCGTATTAGTGGTGCCGGCGGCGGTGCAGTCGAGGCTGCTGAAGGTTGATATTCCTCGATTACAGCAGTGGATATCCACCACCAAGCCTATTCAGGTGGGCGATCGCTGGCCCTCATCGTCCTTTCAAGGCTTGTTGATCACCACACCCGAGGCCTGGTTGAGCGATCGCCTCCAGCATAGCGGCCACATTCCCGACCATATTCCTACCTTAGTTGACGGCATTGATGACCTAGAAGCTTGGGTGCAAAACCAGCTCACCGCCAAGGTGATGCCCAATCACTGGGATGCTTTGATGCGCGCCTGTCCAACTCAGGTTGATCTAATTCGCGATGTGCGAATTTATCTAACGCGATCGCTCTTCCAGCATCCCGAAAATCCCTACAACTGCTATCGCCTAGAAGATCAAGAGCAAGATGCCTTATTTGACCTATGGCGCGTTTTTCAAGGAAAGGATCTGCTGGATCAATTGCCAGAGGTTTGGCAAGCCTTTTGGGAACAGTTTTCCTGTTCACCCCACCTGCTTTGGGCTAGGCTTGATCGAGCCCAAGGAAAATTCTCGCTGAACTGT
Encoded here:
- a CDS encoding cobyrinate a,c-diamide synthase produces the protein MQRQIPIVAIAGTQSGVGKTSVAIGLMRAWQRRGLRVQPFKVGPDFIDPGHHRLATGRMSYNLDGWMLSPLVNRQTVYHACHDADVAVIEGVMGLFDGYGDTEEGSTAQMAKWLKAPVLLVMDARAIARSAAALVQGYATFDPDVAIAGVICNRIGSASHLDRIQRAIAPLGIPVLGGIPRQASVEIQRRHLGLWLAQEDHLAETYIDQLADLVETHLDLDQILDLARQAAPICGTLTPQTPSASPVRLGIARDEAFCFYYAANLERLQQAGAELVYFSPLSDRFPDHLDGLYLGGGYPELHAERLATRNDLRSQLQEFAQSGRPIYAECGGLMYLSQGLITPEGRHPWAGLLPFWVQMGRRPTLGYTDVTVVAADTLFPAGSRLRGHRFHYSEQVWDTADPQAIAPTAPYQLRRWNQPPQAEGYCQGSVLASYVHLHFDSHPALAPALVQACLKGRSPSSVTI
- a CDS encoding helicase C-terminal domain-containing protein, with the translated sequence MIEVEVHQQLRAFLRQQGESCWPHHLTMARLVARALRLGRSSLIQTGAPSGYHGRYRISYLLPALMWTEGVVLVVPAAVQSRLLKVDIPRLQQWISTTKPIQVGDRWPSSSFQGLLITTPEAWLSDRLQHSGHIPDHIPTLVDGIDDLEAWVQNQLTAKVMPNHWDALMRACPTQVDLIRDVRIYLTRSLFQHPENPYNCYRLEDQEQDALFDLWRVFQGKDLLDQLPEVWQAFWEQFSCSPHLLWARLDRAQGKFSLNCRPLELADQLDLMWQLQPVILIGGAVELDTQATVYRQRLGLGDMTCVKFAPDRQQESIQLYVPDRLPFPNTPEFQPAMMLEIRHLLMISAERPGLTVLLVDDTPLKAQVASVLAAEYGSRVQMERTCLDDNGILVSGWQFWQNHQAVFPAPQLLVMATLPIPSLENPLVAGRVAAYKKNRQDWFRLYLLPEALSTLQRAIAPVRETQGVVALLDNRVNHRSYGQQVLEALSPMARLSYVDTSLFPHMDYR